A genomic segment from Kwoniella shandongensis chromosome 8, complete sequence encodes:
- a CDS encoding pre-mRNA-splicing factor PRP46: protein MSTSVLPASEGSAGPSSSGLPPLADLVRRSAKRTRVTYGLEGPGVDDGLARANKLKLASKLATEYKDVQTLPPILQAQQTGPAGPKRPGQSTGPAPGPALVPGQKLIGGLEAESTSSSATGPTADPRSLVKFRHQQGFAAEGGQTGSKLSQALMRKKEAREIKPEYHPQWKLTRVISGHMGWVRAVAVDPGNQWFATGAGDRVVKIWDLASGELKLSLTGHISTIRGLAVSDRHPYLFSCAEDKMVKCWDLETNKVIRHYHGHYSGVYSLSVHPTLDVLVTAGRDASVRVWDMRSRANIFTLTGHTSTVADVKTQASDPQIISGSMDSTVRLWDLAAGKCMTTLTHHKKSVRALAIHPTEYSFASASAGGNNIKKWKCPEGTFVHNFVGHEAIINTLSVNEEGVMFSGADNGSLTMWDYATGLPFQHLKDIPQPGSLDAEAGVFCSTFDKTGTRLITGGADKTIKVYSEQA, encoded by the exons ATGTCTACATCCGTCTTACCTGCCTCGGAAGGCAGTGCCGGACCTTCGTCATCTGGTCTACCTCCCCTTGCCGATTTGGTACGAAGAAGTGCGAAGCGAACTCGAGTGACTTATGGATTAGAAGGACCAGGTGTCGATGATGGATTAGCAAGAGC aaacaagctcaagctcgcATCTAAACTCGCAACGGAATACAAAGATGTTCAGACCCTGCCCCCCATCTTGCAAGCTCAACAAACGGGTCCGGCAGGACCTAAACGACCTGGTCAATCGACCGGGCCGGCTCCTGGACCTGCGCTGGTGCCGGGTCAGAAGCTCATTGGGGGTCTAGAAGCAGagtcgac ATCATCCTCTGCTACTGGACCTACTGCCGACCCTCGCTCGTTGGTCAAATTCAGACATCAGCAAGGCTTTGCTGCTGAGGGTGGTCAGACTGGATCCAAGCTGTCTCAAGCGttgatgagaaagaaggaagcaaGAGAGATCAAGCCGGAATATCATCCTCAAT GGAAACTCACACGAGTCATTTCGGGACATATGGGTTGGGTGAGAGCTGTAGCGGTGGATCCTGGAAATCAATGGTTCGCAACCGGTGCTGGTGATCGtgtcgtcaag ATCTGGGATCTGGCATCGGGAGAGCTCAAACTTTCGTTGACGGGTCATATCTCTACCATCCGAGGTCTTGCTGTATCAGATCGACACCCTTATCTCTTCTCGTGTGCCGAAGACAAA ATGGTGAAATGCTGGGACTTGGAGACAAACAAGGTTATCCGACATTACCATGGTCATTACTCGGGTGTATACTCCTTATC TGTGCACCCTACTTTGGATGTGCTTGTCACGGCCGGACGAGATGCGAGTGTGCGA GTTTGGGACATGCGAAGTCGAGCCAacatcttcactctcactggTCACACCAGCACCGTCGCCGACGTCAAAACCCAAGCTTCAGACCCTCAAATCATCTCTGGTAGTATGGACAGTACCGTCAG ACTTTGGGATCTTGCGGCTGGAAAATGTATGActacactcactcatcacaAGAAGTCGGTTCGAGCGCTCGCCATCCACCCCACCGAGTACAGTTtcgccagtgccagtgcgGGAGGAAACAA CATCAAAAAGTGGAAGTGCCCAGAAGGCACGTTTGTTCACAACTTTGTCGGTCACGAGGCTATCATCAACACGTTGAGCGTAAACGAGGAGGGTGTGATGTTCTCAGGTG CGGACAATGGCTCCTTGACTATGTGGGATTACGCGACTGGACTCCCATTCCAACATCTCAAGGATATCCCCCAGCCGGGTTCCCTCGACGCCGAAGCG GGTGTATTCTGCTCGACGTTCGACAAGACTGGAACAAGACTTATTACAGGCGGTGCGGACAAGACGATCAAGGTATATTCGGAGCAAGCATAG
- a CDS encoding malate dehydrogenase, NAD-dependent, translated as MVKAVVCGAAGGIGQPLSLLLKLNPLITELSLYDVVNAVGVATDLSHIATPAQVTGFLPADNGAEKALKDADIVVIPAGVPRKPGMTRDDLFVNAGICATLAQAIANAAPKAFILVISNPVNSTVPVFAETLKKAGVFDPKNHLDIVRASTFVATALGKPTDAPNYSIPVVGGHSGATILPLLSQSKPAIPELLNDKEKRDALINRIQFGGDEVVKAKDGAGSATLSMAQAGAEFTDFVLQAAFGGKKGKVVQSYVFLGADAGGEGVKKEIGSDLDYFSVNVELGPNGIEKILPIGSIDEAEKSLLSAAIAELGPSIEKGTTFQPAPPKL; from the exons ATGGTCAAAGCTGTCGTCTGCGGTGCCGCCG GTGGAATCGGTCAACCCCTATCTCTcttgctcaagctcaaccctcTCATCACCGAGCTCTCCCTCTACGACGTTGTCAACGCTGTTGGT GTTGCTACCGACCTCTCGCACATCGCTACCCCTGCTCAAGTTACCGGCTTCTTGCCCGCCGACAACGGTGCTGAGAAGGCCTTGAAGGATGCcgacatcgtcgtcatccccgCTGGTGTCCCCAGAAAGCCTGGTATGACTCGAGATGACCTTTTC GTCAATGCCGGTATCTGTGCCACCCTCGCACAAGCCATCGCCAACGCCGCACCCAAGGCTttcatccttgtcatctCCAACCCCGTCAACTCCACTGTGCCCGTCTTCGCCGAgacgttgaagaaggctggTGTCTTCGACCCCAAGAA CcaccttgacatcgtccGTGCATCTACTTTCGTCGCTACTGCCCTCGGCAAGCCCACAGACGCCCCCAACTACTCCATCCCTGTCGTTGGTGGACACTCTGGTGCTACCATCTTGCCCTTGTTGTCTCAGAGCAAGCCTGCTATT CCCGAGCTCCTCAACGACAAGGAGAAGCGTGACGCGCTCATCAACCGTATTCAATTCGGTGGAGATGAGGTCGTCAAGGCGAAGG ACGGTGCCGGATCTGCTACCCTGTCTATGGCTCAAG CCGGTGCCGAGTTCACCGACTTTGTCTTGCAAGCGGCATTCGGGggcaagaagggcaaggtcGTTCAGAGTTACGTCTTCCTCGGTGCCGATGCCGGTGGTGAAGgcgtgaagaaggagattggttCCGACCTCGACTACTTCTCCGTCAACGTGGAGCTCGGC CCTAACGGTATCGAGAAGATTCTCCCTATTGGCTCCATCGATGAGGCCGAGAAGTCTCTCCTGTCCGCAGCCATTGCCGAGCTTGGTCCAAGcatcgagaag GGcaccaccttccaacccGCACCCCCCAAGCTTTAA
- a CDS encoding adenylosuccinate lyase: MDTYQTPLSSRYASKEMSKLFSNGTRFGTWRKLWLNLAIAEKELGLDISDEAIEQMRAHLDLDEAQMKVAAEEEKKRRHDVMAHVHTFGTVAPAAAGIIHLGATSCYVTDNADLIFLREGLSILLPKLATVISRFSSFAEQYRDLPTLGFTHFQPAQLTTVGKRATLWIQELLWDLRNLERARSDLGFRGVKGTTGTQGSFLALFDGDHAKVEALDERVTELFGFPYAYPVTGQTYSRKIDADVLGPLSSFGATVHKIATDIRLLANLKEIEEPFEKDQIGSSAMAYKRNPMRCERACSLARHLMVIYQNTLMTSSVQWLERTLDDSANRRVTIPEAFLTADILLTTLQNISEGLVVYPRVIGRRISQELPFMATENIIMAIVKAGGDRQECHEKIRVLSHQAGAVVKEEGGENDLIDRVRKDNYFEPIWSQLDALLDPRTFVGRAPEQVDKFVKDWVKPALKPYEEALKDVKSAELSV, encoded by the exons ATGGACACCTATCAGACTCCCCTCTCTTC TCGTTATGCATCCAAGGAGATGTCCAAGCTCTTCTCCAACGGG ACCCGATTCGGGACCTGGAGAAAGTTATGGCTCAACCTCGCCATCGCTGAGAAG GAGCTTGGCCTCGACATCTCTGACGAGGCTATCGAGCAAATGCGAGCTCATCTTGACCTCGACGAGGCTCAGATGAAGGTCGccgccgaggaggagaagaaacgacGAC ACGACGTCATGGCTCACGTCCACACTTTCGGAACTGTCGCACCTGCTGCCGCCGGTATCATCCA CCTAGGAGCCACCTCGTGCTACGTTACCGA CAACGCCGACCTTATCTTCCTCCGAGAAGgtctctccattctcctccccAAGCTCGCTACCGTCATCTCCCGATTCTCTTCCTTCGCCGAGCAATACCGAGACCTCCCCACTCTTGGTTTCACCCATTTCCAACCCGCTCAATTGACCACTGTCGGCAAGCGCGCCACCCTTTGGATCCAGGAGCTCTTGTGGGACTTGCGAAATCTCGAGAGAGCACGAAGCGATTTAGGTTTCCGAGGTGTCAAGGGTACGACTGGAACTCAGGGTTCCTTCTTGGCTCTCTTTGACGGTGATCACGCCAAG GTTGAAGCTCTCGACGAACGAGTTACAGAACTCTTCGGTTTCCCTTACGCCTACCCCGTTACCGGTCAGACCTACTCTCGAAAGATCGACGCCGATGTTCTTGGTCCCCTCTCAAGCTTCGGTGCGACCGTTCACAAGATCGCGACCGACA TTCGATTACTCGCCAACctcaaggagattgaggagcCTTTCGAGAAGGACCAGATTGGTAGTTCCGCCATGGCTTACAAG CGTAACCCCATGCGATGTGAGCGAGCATGTTCTCTCGCTCGTCACCTCATGGTCATTTACCAAAACACCTTGATGACCTCCTCGGTGCAATGGCTTGAGCGAACTTTGGACGACAG TGCCAACCGAAGAGTGACGATCCCCGAGGCTTTCCTCACCGCCGatatcctcctcaccaccctTCAGAACATCTCTGAAGGACTTGTTGTCTATCCTCGTGTCATCGGACGACGAATTAGCCAAGAGCTCCCCTTCATGGCCACAGAGAACATCATCATGGCTATCGTCAAGGCTGGCGGTGATAGACAAGAATGTCACGAGAAGATCCGAGTCTTGTCTCACCAAGCTGGTGCTGTCGTCAAAGAGGAAGGTGGCGAGAACGATCTGATCGACAGAGTCAGGAAGGACAACTACTTTGAACCCATCTGGAGTCAATTGGACGCTTTGCTTGATCCTAGGACCTTCGTCGGACGAGCCCCCGAGCAAGTCGACAAATTCGTCAAAGACTGGGTCAAGCCCGCTCTCAAGCCTTACGAAGAGGCCTTGAAGGACGTCAAATCCGCAGAATTGTCTGTGTAA